The following coding sequences are from one Helicoverpa armigera isolate CAAS_96S chromosome 2, ASM3070526v1, whole genome shotgun sequence window:
- the LOC135118846 gene encoding probable H/ACA ribonucleoprotein complex subunit 1 yields the protein MEISNFGLTIFLVFLMGIQEIRSAKNEQTTQQLDEKSNPLANLILNENEIGDANRNGDNTKDTLSRVKRQFYYDPYYPYYRRRVPIAVPVPIVVGGFGGGFIGRGYGGRGFGFGGRGFGFGGRGFAGRGFGGRGFGGRGFGGGRGFGGFGGRGGFGGFGGRGGRG from the exons ATGGAAATCTCT AATTTCGGATTGACTATTTTCCTTGTATTTCTGATGGGAATACAAGAAATTCGTTCAGCTAAAAATGAGCAAACAACTCAACAGCTGGACGAAAAATCGAATCCATTAGCGAATCTAATACTAAACGAAAATGAAATTGGAGATGCCAACCGCAACGGAGACAACACAAAGGACACTTTATCGAGAGTGAAACGACAATTCTATTATGATCCATACTACCCATACTATCGGAGACGAG TGCCCATTGCAGTTCCTGTGCCAATTGTTGTCGGTGGATTTGGCGGCGGCTTTATAGGCAGAGGGTATGGTGGCCGAGGATTCGGTTTCGGTGGTCGAGGATTCGGTTTCGGTGGCAGAGGATTCGCTGGTAGAGGCTTCGGTGGTCGAGGTTTTGGCGGCCGTGGCTTTGGGGGCGGACGTGGTTTCGGCGGTTTTGGTGGCCGTGGCGGATTCGGAGGTTTTGGTGGTCGTGGGGGCAGAGGATAG
- the LOC110371338 gene encoding ankyrin repeat domain-containing protein 27, with product MDGSYDEIISDNPFFVELKTEYVNLFQHCITQSWVICVPRIGSLTTRVFTIEDFCAHLLVPSDELPETHYSTLTEKQVTVTNKVITLELTKGLPLQSHILFEETFYTEDFIKYKVWCIETPLEPTVNFSDNTISKEYLTSINDCIDLLWTQAAGRQVLDQIENSVQSFLKTHPSLPVAVGPLRDTVSELYTQCLQIALQNRRLRDKSKSCKQVLENIKLAVECYMQHLLFNALFKPICTCCAYEDSHLNKKIRNMCDIQLRDLDIKKELYHAVPKAKQILSKIDTYNTVLEKVLCLKQALNAINKNDDGNSVGLLTADDLLPVFVFLVIKSGLPNWYSQLMYMKEFRFSSVGKGDGDECAFLITTLEAVVEHIQSGALAGSPDPESYYYESNLTEENLNTRERKNSLTESISTSDTNSKEETLEYIFELIKANHCEQVQAILQKNQKHLQSTHVNGNNVLKITMDNNFTDDDDDDSDIEIYNKLCHPLCNCKKCCCKISKNLLKTSPTVTSRDSHGLTALHVACIHGKANIVESLIEMGAEVNATDLNECTPLHYASSRGHQNALLLLLHSGAKINQANIDKNTPLHMAVNNGHLNCVKALIYFAEHSRRKIKVNCVNESGNTPLHMASKWGYEGIARLLIENGAEPSLQNRYNKTAFDYAHNLKILQVLKSCTPNLYEYIHITSSNVKALNLKPANSLHTDNIQKITKVNENNNVSKAVENLKLIDRILKAISYGDVKLACFYMNINYSAYADMKVKPETPQKDSPCHPLCECSVCKKKTESYSTDFDINFTDTNGFTALHYAARYGLDELCHILILNNANVNCSNKKNQTPLHLAALNNKTQVIRLLMDNGANINAIDIAGNTPMHNVCAMGNIGAAKMLLNYRPDLTKLNGAEKTALVVAQENVHLTIIDLIDKYTNTYNVIQLY from the coding sequence ATGGATGGTTCTTACGACGAGATCATTTCTGATAACCCATTCTTCGTTGAATTGAAGACCGAATACGTTAATTTATTCCAACATTGTATAACACAATCTTGGGTAATATGTGTGCCTCGGATTGGAAGTTTGACGACGCGTGTGTTCACCATCGAGGACTTCTGCGCTCATTTGCTGGTGCCGAGTGATGAGCTGCCGGAGACGCACTACAGCACGCTCACTGAGAAACAAGTGACGGTCACTAACAAAGTGATCACGCTGGAACTCACCAAAGGCTTACCTCTGCAGAGCCACATCCTGTTTGAAGAAACATTTTACACCGAAGACTTCATCAAGTACAAAGTGTGGTGCATTGAGACTCCTCTTGAGCCAACCGTTAACTTCAGTGATAACACAATATCTAAAGAATATCTCACATCCATCAATGACTGCATTGACTTACTGTGGACACAAGCAGCTGGCCGTCAAGTGTTGGACCAAATTGAGAACAGTGTGCAATCGTTTTTGAAAACTCATCCATCTCTACCTGTTGCTGTAGGACCGCTTAGAGACACAGTAAGTGAATTATACACACAATGCCTTCAAATTGCCCTACAAAACAGGAGACTTAGAGACAAGTCAAAGTCATGCAAACAAGTTTTGGAAAACATAAAACTGGCTGTTGAGTGTTACATGCAGCACTTGCTATTTAATGCCTTGTTCAAACCAATATGTACTTGCTGTGCCTATGAGGATTCACacctcaataaaaaaataaggaacaTGTGTGATATCCAACTTAGAGACTTGGACATCAAGAAGGAACTATACCATGCAGTGCCTAAAGCTAAACAAATACTTTCTAAGATAGACACATATAACACTGTGTTGGAAAAGGTGCTTTGTCTGAAACAGGCCTTAAATGCTATCAACAAGAATGATGATGGCAACAGTGTTGGGTTGCTGACGGCTGATGATCTGTTACCTGTATTTGTATTCCTTGTCATAAAGTCTGGTCTACCAaactggtacagtcaacttaTGTACATGAAAGAGTTCCGGTTCAGCAGTGTTGGCAAAGGTGATGGTGACGAGTGTGCCTTCCTCATAACTACTTTAGAAGCAGTTGTAGAACACATACAATCTGGTGCACTCGCTGGTTCTCCAGACCCTGAATCTTATTATTATGAAAGCAATCTCACAGAAGAAAACTTGAACACTAGAGAACGGAAGAACAGTTTAACTGAATCCATCTCCACAAGTGACACCAACAGCAAAGAGGAAAcattagaatatatttttgaactaaTCAAAGCTAATCATTGTGAACAAGTTCAGGCTATACTGCAGAAAAATCAAAAACACCTTCAAAGTACTCATGTGAATGGAAATAATGTTCTTAAAATTACAATGGATAATAATTTCacagatgacgatgatgatgacagtGATATAGAAATCTATAACAAGCTGTGTCATCCATTGTGTAACTGCAAGAAATGTTGTTGCAAGATTTCTAAAAACCTTTTGAAAACCTCCCCAACTGTGACTTCTAGGGACAGCCATGGACTCACAGCATTACATGTGGCTTGCATCCACGGGAAAGCCAACATAGTAGAATCTCTAATTGAAATGGGTGCAGAAGTAAATGCAACAGACCTGAATGAATGCACCCCATTACACTATGCATCATCAAGAGGTCACCAAAATGCCTTGCTGCTATTACTACATTCAGGTGCCAAGATAAATCAAGCAAATATTGACAAGAACACACCACTCCACATGGCAGTAAATAATGGCCATTTGAATTGTGTCAAAGCTCTCATATACTTTGCAGAGCACAGTAGAAggaaaattaaagtaaattgtgTGAATGAGAGCGGGAACACACCACTACATATGGCTTCTAAGTGGGGTTATGAAGGAATTGCAAGATTGTTAATAGAAAATGGTGCAGAACCTTCTCTGCAAAATCGTTACAATAAAACTGCATTTGATTATGCACACAATTTGAAGATATTGCAAGTCCTTAAGTCTTGCACTCCTAATCTGTATGAATACATACACATCACAAGTTCTAATGTCAAAGCTCTGAACCTCAAGCCTGCTAACAGTCTCCATACTGACAATATACAGAAAATAACCAAGGTCaatgaaaacaataatgtttCAAAGGCAGTAGAAAACCTGAAGTTAATTGACAGGATTTTAAAAGCTATATCTTATGGAGATGTAAAACTTGCTTGCTTTTACATGAACATCAATTACTCCGCTTATGCTGACATGAAAGTAAAGCCTGAGACCCCACAAAAGGATAGTCCGTGCCACCCACTATGTGAATGTTCAGTCTGTAAGAAGAAGACAGAATCATATTCAACAGACTTCGACATCAACTTCACAGATACAAATGGTTTCACTGCCTTGCATTATGCAGCCAGATATGGTTTGGATGAGCTATGTCACATATTGATACTCAATAACGCAAATGTGAATTGTAGCAACAAAAAGAATCAAACGCCTTTACATTTAGCTGCTTTGAACAATAAGACACAGGTTATTCGCTTGCTGATGGACAATGGCGCGAATATAAATGCAATTGATATAGCTGGGAACACGCCGATGCACAATGTATGTGCAATGGGTAACATAGGCGCCGCCAAGATGTTACTCAACTACAGACCTGACTTGACCAAGCTAAATGGAGCAGAGAAAACTGCATTGGTAGTAGCTCAAGAGAATGTTCACTTGACAATTATAGATTTAATAGATAAGTATACAAATACTTACAATGTAATCCAATTATACTAA